The following are encoded together in the Phenylobacterium sp. NIBR 498073 genome:
- a CDS encoding response regulator transcription factor translates to MLRILIADDHEIVRRGIRDIVESHPGWEVCGEASDGQSAVELAAAQQPDVAVIDVSLPLMNGLAVTRRLRQDSPQTNVLLFTMHDDDETVSGGLAAGARGYLLKSESEQHLEAAISALGANRPYFSSSVSELLLEAAVSERKRSRLESFTMRELEVAQLIAEGNSNKQIARQLQISVKTVESHRAAAMRKAGVRTAAEFVRFGIKHNLIQP, encoded by the coding sequence ATGCTGAGAATTCTGATCGCCGACGATCATGAAATCGTCCGACGGGGAATTAGAGACATTGTCGAAAGCCATCCGGGATGGGAGGTGTGCGGCGAAGCTTCGGACGGTCAATCCGCAGTCGAGCTCGCCGCAGCCCAACAGCCCGACGTCGCGGTGATCGACGTCTCGCTGCCGCTCATGAACGGCCTGGCGGTCACCCGGCGATTGCGCCAGGACTCGCCCCAGACCAACGTGCTGCTGTTCACCATGCACGACGACGACGAGACGGTGAGCGGCGGCTTGGCGGCCGGGGCGCGGGGCTACCTGCTGAAGAGCGAGAGCGAACAGCACCTGGAGGCGGCCATTTCGGCCCTGGGGGCCAACCGCCCCTATTTCTCCTCCTCGGTGTCGGAACTCCTGCTCGAGGCGGCGGTCAGCGAGCGCAAGCGCTCGCGGCTCGAAAGCTTCACGATGCGCGAGCTCGAGGTGGCCCAGTTGATCGCAGAGGGCAACTCCAACAAGCAGATCGCCCGGCAGCTCCAGATCAGCGTCAAGACGGTCGAAAGCCACCGCGCCGCGGCGATGCGCAAGGCAGGGGTGCGAACCGCCGCCGAGTTCGTTCGTTTCGGCATTAAGCACAATCTTATCCAGCCCTAG
- a CDS encoding TadE/TadG family type IV pilus assembly protein: MGGMRALLARLRREEKGATAVEFVLILIPIVMLTLGAINLSLMVYTVATLNYAAEDAARCLSVKKTTCTVASVNAYGRGRYTGPGAASFVASSATCGNRVVGTVDYVFTTGLTSTTIPLSSQACYPLT; encoded by the coding sequence ATGGGCGGGATGCGGGCGCTGCTGGCCAGACTGCGGCGCGAGGAGAAGGGCGCGACGGCGGTCGAGTTCGTGCTGATCCTGATCCCCATTGTCATGCTGACCCTGGGGGCGATCAATCTGAGCCTGATGGTCTATACGGTCGCGACCCTGAACTATGCGGCCGAGGACGCCGCGCGTTGCCTGAGCGTGAAGAAGACGACCTGCACCGTGGCGAGCGTGAACGCCTATGGCCGGGGCCGCTATACGGGGCCTGGCGCGGCGAGCTTCGTTGCGTCCAGCGCGACCTGCGGCAATCGGGTGGTGGGCACGGTCGACTACGTGTTCACGACAGGGCTGACCTCGACGACCATCCCGCTGTCGTCCCAGGCCTGCTATCCGCTGACCTGA
- a CDS encoding DUF1254 domain-containing protein, translated as MALQLQTNPFDLRRAAADGIVLGFPLLIVDAVRRTHPVGMNQVLALPDDCSVIAPGLTDDDDLIVRASAWIDLSEGPMLLALPDLGGRYWSISLFDAWGQRIGRVDPRTHQHGLDLVLVGPDWRGEAPEDAVARRSPTTLVWAVVRIAALGAGDLETTRGLARKLALGPAQPAGARLRPLSGQVDPPLQPALDALTSLSPHRLFHHLARLLARHPPSGDLDLDALARIGVAPGKAFHLPDEAPLREALALGAADGFARVIHDRDPAEGAVWRATPTLSTPASALLASLGAAAPEDVQQWLCDSDSEGRPLIGSEPYVIRFAPGATPPVDGFWTLGLAVRAASGALRAGPRHIDSREALVIEPDGGLVLRIDHQPPDPPGNWLPAPPGRLRLQLKLYWPKAAALAGGWRPPAPERIGGSRRSSTIHPENRESPL; from the coding sequence ATGGCGTTGCAACTACAGACGAACCCGTTCGATCTCCGGCGCGCGGCCGCTGACGGAATCGTTCTGGGGTTCCCGCTGCTGATAGTGGACGCGGTCCGCCGCACGCACCCGGTCGGCATGAACCAGGTCCTTGCGCTCCCGGACGACTGCAGCGTCATTGCGCCCGGACTGACCGACGACGACGACCTGATCGTCCGCGCCAGCGCGTGGATCGACCTCAGCGAGGGGCCGATGCTGCTGGCCCTGCCCGATCTGGGCGGCCGCTACTGGTCGATTTCGCTGTTCGACGCCTGGGGCCAGCGGATCGGTCGGGTGGATCCGCGCACTCACCAACACGGCCTGGACTTGGTGTTGGTCGGCCCGGACTGGCGCGGCGAGGCGCCCGAGGACGCCGTCGCCCGGCGCTCCCCCACCACCCTGGTCTGGGCGGTGGTGCGGATCGCCGCGCTCGGAGCCGGCGACCTGGAGACCACCCGCGGGCTCGCCCGGAAGCTGGCCCTGGGCCCGGCCCAGCCGGCGGGCGCGCGCCTGCGGCCGCTGTCTGGCCAGGTCGACCCGCCGCTGCAGCCGGCGCTGGACGCCCTCACCTCCCTCTCGCCGCACCGCCTGTTCCACCACCTGGCCCGGCTTCTGGCGCGCCACCCGCCCAGCGGCGACCTCGACCTCGACGCGCTGGCCCGCATCGGCGTGGCCCCCGGCAAGGCATTCCATCTGCCGGACGAAGCCCCCCTGCGCGAGGCCCTCGCCCTCGGCGCCGCCGACGGCTTCGCGCGGGTGATCCACGACCGCGATCCGGCCGAAGGCGCGGTCTGGCGCGCCACACCCACGCTGTCGACGCCAGCCTCGGCCCTGCTTGCCAGTCTCGGCGCGGCCGCGCCAGAGGACGTCCAGCAGTGGCTCTGCGACAGCGACTCCGAGGGCCGCCCGCTCATCGGCTCGGAGCCCTACGTCATCCGCTTCGCCCCTGGCGCGACCCCGCCGGTCGACGGCTTCTGGACGCTCGGCCTGGCCGTCCGCGCCGCCAGCGGGGCCCTGCGGGCCGGGCCCCGCCACATCGATAGCCGCGAGGCCCTGGTCATCGAGCCCGACGGCGGCCTCGTCCTGCGCATCGACCATCAGCCGCCCGACCCGCCGGGCAACTGGCTGCCGGCGCCGCCAGGCCGGCTGCGGCTGCAGCTCAAACTCTATTGGCCCAAGGCCGCGGCCCTCGCCGGCGGCTGGCGTCCACCGGCCCCCGAACGGATCGGCGGCTCGCGCCGGTCGTCCACCATCCACCCTGAAAACCGGGAGTCCCCGCTTTGA
- a CDS encoding hemolysin III family protein — MSPPTVPPRHYPTASAKCADLVVHVVGLTLALVGGIVLLALAVRAQSLSMAFAVGIYALGLLAMLGFSTAYNFAKPRFRPTLRRLDHAGIFLMIAGSYTPFTTQTLTGAWAWGMTAAVWSVAAFGALGKVLLPGVGRRVWVAAYLLLGWIVLVALKPLLANATSLTVLLLAIGGLLYSSGVAFYLNKQLRYARAIWHGHVVAGAGVHWAAVLLGVVLTAR, encoded by the coding sequence ATGAGCCCGCCCACGGTTCCACCCCGCCACTACCCGACCGCCAGCGCCAAGTGCGCCGACCTGGTGGTGCATGTCGTCGGCCTGACCCTCGCCCTGGTCGGCGGGATCGTGCTGCTCGCCTTGGCGGTCAGGGCCCAGTCGCTCAGCATGGCGTTCGCCGTCGGCATCTACGCGCTCGGCCTGCTGGCCATGCTCGGCTTCTCGACCGCCTACAATTTCGCCAAGCCCCGGTTCCGGCCCACCCTGCGCCGGCTCGACCATGCCGGGATCTTCCTGATGATCGCCGGCTCCTACACCCCGTTCACGACCCAGACCCTGACCGGCGCCTGGGCTTGGGGAATGACCGCGGCGGTGTGGTCGGTCGCCGCCTTCGGCGCCCTGGGCAAGGTGCTGCTGCCCGGCGTCGGGCGCCGCGTCTGGGTCGCGGCCTACCTGCTGCTGGGCTGGATCGTGCTGGTCGCGCTCAAGCCGCTGCTGGCCAACGCCACCAGCCTGACGGTGCTGCTGCTGGCGATCGGGGGGCTGCTCTATTCGAGCGGCGTGGCCTTCTACCTGAACAAGCAGCTGCGATATGCCCGGGCCATCTGGCACGGGCACGTCGTCGCCGGCGCCGGTGTTCACTGGGCCGCAGTCCTGCTCGGGGTGGTGCTGACCGCCCGCTAG
- a CDS encoding formylglycine-generating enzyme family protein, with amino-acid sequence MQRQQHAPEQRPGMVWIPGGAFRMGSDVHYPEEAPVRRVEVEGFWIDARPVSNRDFAAFVEATGWITNAEKPADPADYPGADPAMLAPSSLVFMPTAGPVPLNDIRAWWHYVAGADWRHPYGPDSSLEGLEDHPVVHVSWADVEAYAAWAEAGLPTESEWEYAARGGLDGMIYAWGDAFEPGGKPMAKTWHGRFPFENLDKTGWPRTSPIGSYPPNGYGLSDMIGNTWEWTADWWSTASAEPFKGCCAASRAQAAMEASYDPNQPEIRIPRKVLKGGSHLCAPSYCRRYRPAARHAQPVDTSTSHVGFRCIVRP; translated from the coding sequence ATGCAGCGTCAGCAACACGCGCCCGAGCAACGCCCCGGCATGGTGTGGATACCTGGCGGCGCCTTCCGCATGGGCTCAGACGTCCACTACCCGGAAGAGGCGCCCGTGCGGCGGGTCGAGGTCGAGGGCTTCTGGATCGACGCGCGCCCGGTCAGCAACCGCGACTTCGCCGCTTTCGTCGAGGCGACCGGCTGGATCACCAACGCCGAAAAGCCAGCCGATCCGGCCGACTATCCCGGCGCCGATCCGGCCATGCTCGCCCCCTCCTCGCTGGTCTTCATGCCCACCGCCGGGCCGGTGCCGCTGAACGACATCCGCGCCTGGTGGCACTACGTGGCTGGCGCTGACTGGCGTCATCCCTACGGTCCCGACAGCTCGCTCGAAGGGCTGGAGGATCATCCCGTGGTCCACGTCTCCTGGGCCGACGTCGAGGCCTACGCCGCCTGGGCCGAGGCCGGGCTGCCGACCGAGAGCGAATGGGAATACGCCGCTCGCGGCGGCCTGGACGGCATGATCTACGCCTGGGGCGACGCCTTCGAGCCCGGGGGCAAGCCGATGGCCAAGACCTGGCACGGCCGCTTCCCGTTCGAGAACCTCGACAAGACCGGCTGGCCGCGCACCTCGCCAATCGGCTCCTATCCGCCGAACGGCTACGGCCTCTCCGACATGATCGGCAACACCTGGGAATGGACCGCCGACTGGTGGTCGACCGCCTCGGCCGAACCTTTCAAGGGCTGCTGCGCCGCCAGCCGCGCCCAGGCGGCGATGGAAGCCAGCTACGATCCGAACCAGCCGGAGATCCGCATCCCCCGCAAGGTGTTGAAGGGCGGCTCGCACCTCTGCGCCCCGTCCTATTGCCGCCGCTACCGGCCGGCCGCCCGTCACGCCCAGCCGGTCGACACCTCGACCAGCCACGTCGGCTTCCGCTGCATCGTGCGGCCCTAG
- a CDS encoding DUF2092 domain-containing protein, with translation MRTFPWLSAMTIAALLAGNAYAQPAPAPAAPAGAADSDIDPDAIEALRRMSAYLGTQTSFELKSSGAFDLVLDDGQRLQFGDNATFKVRRPNGFVIERVGDYKDRRFTYDGKQLTVSSPRTAYYAQVEAPPTIRETLALAADRYGIELPLTDLFRWSEPGGGRADDIQEALYVGPALIDGTPTDHYAFREAEVDWQIWIAQGDSPVPRKIVITDRTDPSSPQYTATLSWNFRPAFDAQTFAFQAPAGALPIRLTALGK, from the coding sequence TTGAGAACCTTTCCCTGGCTCTCGGCCATGACCATCGCGGCCCTGCTCGCCGGCAACGCCTACGCCCAGCCCGCGCCTGCCCCGGCCGCGCCGGCGGGCGCCGCCGACAGCGACATCGATCCGGACGCCATCGAAGCCCTCAGGCGGATGAGCGCCTACCTCGGGACCCAGACCAGTTTCGAACTGAAGTCCAGCGGCGCCTTCGACCTCGTGCTCGACGACGGCCAGCGCCTGCAGTTCGGCGACAACGCGACCTTCAAGGTCCGCCGCCCCAACGGCTTCGTCATCGAGCGGGTCGGCGACTACAAGGACCGCCGCTTCACCTATGATGGCAAGCAGCTCACCGTCTCTTCGCCGCGCACCGCCTACTACGCCCAGGTCGAGGCCCCGCCGACGATCCGCGAGACCCTGGCCCTCGCCGCCGACCGCTACGGCATCGAGCTGCCGTTGACCGACCTCTTCCGCTGGAGCGAACCCGGCGGCGGCCGCGCCGACGACATCCAGGAGGCGCTCTATGTCGGGCCGGCGCTGATCGACGGGACCCCTACCGACCACTACGCCTTCCGCGAGGCCGAGGTCGACTGGCAGATCTGGATCGCTCAGGGCGACTCTCCAGTGCCGCGCAAGATCGTCATCACCGACCGCACCGACCCCAGCTCGCCGCAGTACACGGCCACCCTGTCGTGGAACTTCCGTCCGGCCTTCGACGCCCAGACTTTCGCGTTCCAGGCCCCCGCCGGGGCCCTGCCCATCCGCCTGACCGCGCTCGGCAAGTAG
- a CDS encoding pilus assembly protein TadG-related protein: MSRLRGFGAERRGSVSPMLTLMIIPLVGMLGMATEASSWFFAQRSMQAAADAAVMAAATNGCDATQASCVTAKTPFYDAEARSVASRFGYVNGTADTTVSAINTATCPAPLTGSNCYQVTITRLMPINLTRIVGFQGDAATDAGRAQTVMASATASPKLKGTYCLLALASGGAGVEGIRCNGCNAANLAGCRVGTNGSARCNGGNLKADGSDAVGNRSDCAAGGTGTTGVAPIADPYKTLAANIPADPCNNKYSNTTTAVTTLTVDGATPKTYCGGVTFSNGVTVSTPTGSGVIVVRKGSLVVPAGKTLKTAAGSHLTIIFTGPHASGDTHILNVDTADFAAPTSGDWSGVAVYQDPILTSGVDWTVAGNRPTWNITGLVYMPNAALQIGGIVNKASNGHNCFALVVDTFRSNGTTTFFETQTECPQAGLKPPTADVYVTRTALVQ; the protein is encoded by the coding sequence TTGTCGCGGCTGCGCGGCTTCGGCGCGGAGCGGCGCGGCAGCGTCAGCCCGATGCTGACCCTGATGATCATTCCGCTGGTCGGGATGCTGGGCATGGCCACCGAGGCGTCCAGCTGGTTCTTCGCCCAGCGCTCGATGCAGGCCGCGGCCGACGCCGCCGTCATGGCCGCAGCGACCAACGGCTGCGACGCGACTCAGGCGAGCTGCGTCACCGCCAAGACCCCCTTTTACGACGCCGAGGCCCGGTCGGTGGCGAGCCGGTTCGGGTACGTCAATGGGACGGCCGACACGACGGTGAGCGCGATCAACACCGCCACCTGTCCGGCTCCGCTGACCGGCTCGAACTGCTACCAGGTCACGATCACCCGGCTGATGCCGATCAACCTGACCCGCATCGTCGGCTTCCAGGGCGATGCGGCGACCGATGCGGGGCGCGCGCAGACCGTTATGGCGTCGGCCACCGCCTCACCGAAGCTCAAGGGAACCTATTGTCTTCTGGCGCTGGCGTCTGGGGGCGCCGGCGTCGAGGGTATTCGCTGTAACGGCTGCAACGCCGCCAACCTGGCGGGGTGCCGCGTGGGAACCAATGGGTCTGCGCGTTGCAATGGCGGCAATCTGAAAGCCGACGGTTCCGACGCCGTCGGCAACCGCAGCGACTGCGCGGCGGGCGGTACGGGGACGACTGGGGTGGCGCCGATCGCTGACCCCTACAAAACTCTGGCGGCGAATATTCCGGCCGATCCGTGCAACAACAAGTACTCAAACACGACGACTGCTGTGACGACACTGACTGTCGATGGGGCGACACCGAAGACCTATTGCGGCGGCGTGACGTTCAGCAATGGCGTCACGGTTTCGACCCCGACGGGCAGCGGCGTCATCGTGGTCAGGAAGGGCAGTCTCGTCGTGCCGGCCGGTAAGACGCTGAAGACCGCCGCCGGCTCACACCTGACGATCATTTTCACCGGACCTCATGCCAGCGGTGACACCCATATCCTGAATGTGGACACGGCGGACTTCGCGGCGCCGACCTCCGGTGATTGGTCGGGGGTTGCAGTCTACCAGGACCCGATTTTGACCTCGGGCGTTGATTGGACGGTGGCGGGCAATCGTCCGACCTGGAACATCACCGGCCTCGTCTACATGCCGAATGCGGCATTGCAGATTGGCGGCATCGTGAACAAGGCCAGCAACGGCCATAACTGCTTCGCCTTGGTGGTCGACACATTCCGCTCCAATGGCACGACGACCTTTTTCGAGACGCAGACCGAGTGCCCGCAGGCGGGCCTGAAGCCGCCGACCGCGGACGTATATGTAACGAGAACGGCGCTGGTCCAATGA
- a CDS encoding response regulator transcription factor has translation MGAASILIVEDEEQLQRMLRSALTQAGYMVVTAKSGLEALEQLVRHEFGVVLLDLGLPDMDGKEVIAQARSISRAPMLVVSARGSEREKIAALDLGANDYVAKPFDMGELMARIRVALRIPQSAASAGRPAARGLHVDVAVRRATVDGASVRLSRKETELLALLMEARGEVVTHEAIIEAIWGRGTDADYMNVRVLAWQVRRKIEPDGSAPRFLIAEAGLGYRLSLD, from the coding sequence ATGGGCGCAGCGAGCATCCTGATCGTCGAGGACGAGGAACAGCTGCAGCGGATGCTCCGCTCGGCGCTGACCCAGGCCGGCTACATGGTGGTGACCGCCAAGTCGGGACTGGAGGCGCTGGAGCAGCTGGTGCGGCACGAGTTCGGGGTCGTGCTGCTGGATCTTGGCCTGCCGGACATGGACGGCAAGGAGGTGATCGCCCAGGCGCGCTCGATCTCGCGCGCGCCGATGCTGGTGGTGTCGGCCCGCGGATCCGAGCGCGAGAAGATCGCGGCCCTGGACCTGGGCGCCAACGACTATGTCGCCAAGCCGTTCGACATGGGCGAGCTGATGGCCCGCATCCGCGTGGCGTTGCGCATCCCGCAGTCGGCGGCGAGCGCGGGCAGGCCCGCGGCCCGCGGCCTGCACGTGGACGTCGCGGTGCGCCGCGCGACGGTGGACGGCGCCTCGGTGCGGCTGTCGCGCAAGGAGACCGAGTTGCTGGCGCTGCTGATGGAGGCGCGCGGCGAGGTGGTGACCCACGAGGCCATCATCGAGGCGATCTGGGGCCGCGGGACCGACGCCGACTACATGAACGTGCGGGTGCTGGCCTGGCAGGTGCGGCGCAAGATCGAGCCGGACGGGTCCGCGCCGCGGTTCCTGATCGCCGAGGCCGGGCTCGGCTATCGGTTGAGCTTGGATTGA
- a CDS encoding histidine kinase, which translates to MALALAERRSGQITIISACPAFRALLGCEAVEGRPLDALAPPHEAGRLQVLIERSLQGRRPGRMDRFLRTDQRPDGSHIWAFPVEWGAGGAEQVILQVLPVGRSHHLTSHSEMLFDHLGQISSGLLYVYDVVERRTRYMHPQLAESLGLSPTGAGLAEVQHRLHPDDQQVLQRHLEEMSGLSDHEVCEAQLRLLGAEGDWRIVQSRARVFSRTPDGAVRRVVGVASDVTAAVVQATALARAKEDVARAELDERRRIGRELHDSTAQHLVAIGLSLAALERRAVFDESHQTILRDIRNAISAAHREIRTFSFMLHPPQAGGRDLVERLRVFADGFGRRASLRISVEVAGQPRGATSAMESTLFRIFQEALMNVHRHTSARSVRVLLNYVGSEVSLLVEDDGGAPPNGRTPAVDDETGVGISSMRGRLIELGGRLDLEPGDDGLRLRARLPLQARPSEIKPARRPRRVAGEERSFAPRRLGLDAERAPPRLA; encoded by the coding sequence GTGGCGCTGGCGCTCGCCGAGCGCAGATCAGGTCAGATCACGATAATTTCGGCATGCCCGGCCTTCCGCGCCTTGCTGGGCTGCGAGGCCGTCGAGGGGCGGCCGCTGGACGCGCTGGCGCCGCCGCATGAGGCGGGCCGGCTGCAGGTCCTGATCGAGCGCTCCCTTCAGGGGCGGCGGCCGGGGAGGATGGACCGCTTCCTGCGCACGGACCAGCGGCCGGACGGGTCGCACATCTGGGCCTTTCCTGTCGAATGGGGCGCGGGCGGCGCCGAGCAGGTGATCCTGCAGGTTCTGCCGGTCGGGCGCTCGCATCACCTGACCAGCCACAGCGAGATGCTGTTCGATCATCTGGGGCAGATCAGCTCGGGGTTGCTCTACGTCTACGACGTGGTCGAGCGCCGGACGCGGTACATGCACCCGCAACTGGCCGAGAGCCTGGGGCTGTCGCCGACCGGCGCGGGCCTGGCCGAGGTGCAGCACCGTCTGCATCCGGATGACCAACAGGTGTTGCAGCGACACCTGGAAGAAATGTCCGGGCTCAGCGACCATGAGGTCTGCGAGGCGCAACTGCGGCTGCTCGGGGCGGAAGGCGACTGGCGGATCGTACAGTCGCGCGCGCGGGTGTTCTCGCGTACGCCGGACGGCGCGGTGCGCCGAGTGGTCGGGGTGGCGTCCGACGTCACCGCGGCGGTGGTGCAGGCCACCGCCCTGGCCCGCGCCAAGGAGGATGTCGCACGCGCCGAGCTGGACGAGCGGCGGCGGATCGGGCGCGAGCTGCATGATTCCACCGCCCAGCACCTGGTCGCCATCGGATTGTCGCTGGCCGCGCTGGAGCGGCGGGCGGTGTTCGACGAGAGCCACCAGACGATCCTGCGCGACATCCGCAACGCGATCTCGGCCGCCCATCGCGAGATCCGCACCTTCTCGTTCATGCTGCATCCGCCGCAGGCGGGGGGCCGCGATCTGGTCGAGCGGCTGCGGGTGTTCGCCGACGGTTTCGGCCGCCGCGCCTCGCTGCGGATCTCGGTAGAGGTGGCCGGCCAGCCGCGCGGCGCCACCAGCGCAATGGAAAGCACGCTGTTCCGCATCTTCCAGGAAGCGTTGATGAACGTGCACCGGCACACTTCGGCGCGCAGCGTGCGGGTGCTGCTGAACTATGTCGGGTCCGAGGTCTCGCTTTTGGTCGAGGATGACGGGGGCGCGCCGCCGAACGGGCGGACGCCGGCGGTCGACGACGAGACCGGGGTCGGGATCTCAAGCATGCGGGGGCGGCTCATCGAGTTGGGCGGGCGGCTGGACCTGGAGCCCGGGGACGATGGCCTGCGGCTGAGGGCGCGGTTGCCGCTGCAGGCGCGGCCGAGCGAGATCAAGCCGGCCCGCCGTCCGAGGCGGGTGGCCGGGGAGGAACGTTCCTTCGCGCCGCGGCGGCTGGGGCTGGACGCCGAGCGCGCGCCGCCCCGACTGGCCTGA
- a CDS encoding ATP-binding protein — protein MPVGRQDVGQTRASRGRLIGHEGAAYLAAFLLVLVVAAAIDLVLINDFHLERFSAVLLAGVLVVAAALGLGYGLAAGGAALAALHLLAQTPLPQGWLSQDGLLFALLGAAVVAAGLYADVARRRESAARALVAAGGRLSAHVSDSALGQFMRSVGGERLSGVEMLENTARTGVCVLIIGAGWALARVVGDALGPGGTQLILTGAVLLAGAALGASLGLAGGVLIVLTALAFPPAQPGQFGGSPPVVAFELLMYAVFGWGAGHLADRLQRERRAMDGLTAASREFAAGADEASVRQILLESLVKVTGGGAVELVDEAGGAVLSTPDAGRRAPSAATGRWRERALASDGRVVGAARWLPGTRHGGKGQDDEVAAAVVDLGASAIVRARLGVEKADMEFRARTEQLRTILLDAVSHHFRSPLAGILGSATSILNLPEQHDREARRELLLIIKEQANRLNRYVENFLSVARLESGAIDVNPTEVVLEPLLYDVWETFGEAGGARRFLHVEVGEASVIADRSLLTQAAGNILENAIKFSAEGSMVAVRARRAGETVVIEFTDQGCGVAPATVERIFDRFFRGQSTPAPGLGLGLYITRSLIEILGGSVWAQNRTDGEGGLVISVSLPATAGRD, from the coding sequence ATGCCCGTCGGGCGCCAGGATGTCGGGCAGACGCGTGCGTCGCGCGGGCGCCTGATCGGTCATGAAGGCGCGGCCTATCTGGCGGCCTTCCTGCTGGTGCTGGTCGTCGCTGCAGCGATCGACCTGGTCCTGATCAACGATTTTCACCTGGAGCGGTTCAGCGCCGTGCTGCTCGCCGGGGTGCTGGTGGTCGCCGCCGCCCTGGGCCTCGGCTATGGGCTGGCCGCCGGCGGGGCGGCGCTGGCGGCGCTGCACCTGCTGGCCCAGACCCCGCTGCCGCAGGGGTGGCTGTCACAGGACGGGCTGCTGTTCGCGCTGCTGGGCGCGGCGGTGGTCGCCGCCGGGCTCTATGCCGACGTGGCGCGCCGCCGGGAAAGCGCGGCCCGGGCCCTGGTCGCGGCGGGCGGGCGGTTGTCGGCCCACGTTTCGGACTCCGCGCTCGGCCAGTTCATGCGCAGCGTCGGCGGCGAACGGCTGTCGGGCGTCGAGATGTTGGAGAACACCGCGCGCACCGGGGTCTGCGTGCTGATCATCGGCGCCGGCTGGGCGCTGGCGCGGGTGGTCGGCGACGCGCTGGGCCCGGGGGGCACGCAGTTGATCCTGACTGGCGCCGTGCTGCTGGCGGGGGCGGCGCTGGGCGCCAGCCTGGGGCTGGCGGGCGGCGTGCTGATCGTCCTGACGGCGCTGGCGTTCCCGCCCGCCCAGCCGGGACAGTTCGGCGGTTCGCCGCCGGTGGTGGCCTTCGAGCTGCTGATGTACGCGGTGTTCGGCTGGGGCGCAGGTCACCTGGCCGACCGGCTGCAACGCGAGCGGCGGGCCATGGACGGCCTGACCGCCGCGAGCCGTGAGTTCGCGGCCGGGGCCGACGAGGCCAGCGTACGGCAGATCCTGCTGGAGAGCCTGGTCAAGGTCACCGGCGGCGGCGCGGTGGAACTGGTCGACGAGGCCGGCGGGGCGGTGCTGAGCACGCCCGACGCCGGCCGCCGCGCCCCATCGGCGGCCACCGGCCGCTGGCGCGAGCGGGCCCTGGCCTCGGACGGGCGCGTGGTGGGCGCGGCCCGCTGGCTGCCGGGGACGCGCCATGGCGGCAAGGGCCAGGACGACGAGGTCGCCGCCGCGGTGGTCGATCTCGGGGCCTCGGCGATCGTGCGGGCGCGGCTGGGCGTCGAGAAGGCCGACATGGAGTTCCGGGCCCGCACCGAGCAATTGCGCACCATTCTGCTCGACGCCGTTTCGCACCATTTCCGTTCGCCGCTGGCCGGCATCCTCGGCTCGGCCACCAGCATCCTGAACCTGCCCGAGCAGCACGACCGCGAGGCGCGGCGCGAGTTGCTGCTGATCATCAAGGAGCAGGCCAACCGGCTGAACCGCTACGTCGAGAACTTCCTCAGCGTGGCGCGGCTGGAGTCCGGCGCGATCGACGTCAATCCGACCGAGGTGGTGCTGGAACCGCTGCTCTACGACGTCTGGGAGACGTTCGGCGAGGCGGGCGGGGCGCGCCGGTTCCTGCATGTCGAGGTCGGCGAGGCCAGCGTGATCGCCGATCGCAGCCTGCTGACCCAGGCGGCCGGCAACATCCTGGAGAACGCCATCAAGTTCAGCGCCGAGGGCTCGATGGTCGCGGTGCGGGCGCGGCGGGCCGGCGAGACGGTCGTGATCGAGTTCACCGACCAGGGCTGCGGCGTCGCCCCGGCCACGGTCGAGCGGATCTTCGACCGGTTCTTCCGCGGCCAGTCGACCCCGGCCCCTGGCCTGGGGCTGGGGCTCTACATCACGCGGAGCCTGATCGAGATCCTGGGCGGTTCGGTCTGGGCGCAGAACCGGACGGACGGGGAGGGCGGGCTGGTGATCAGCGTCAGTCTGCCAGCGACGGCGGGGAGGGATTGA
- a CDS encoding TadE/TadG family type IV pilus assembly protein has protein sequence MSARRTRRFWRDDSGAAAAEFVLWLSLLTLPLINAVDLGVYVFKKMQVETAAQAGTHAVWRSCDTSAKLPAVSNCTGLAATIQAAVQSTSLGATVTVASGSPVEGYYCLNSSGALTLVGTAGTLGSAPTRPSPFTCAGQFSGSTTAPGDYVQVTVSYPYEPIFSQASVASLLTTPITKTAWMRLN, from the coding sequence ATGAGCGCGCGCCGGACGAGGCGGTTCTGGCGGGACGACAGCGGGGCGGCGGCGGCCGAGTTCGTGCTTTGGCTGTCGCTGCTGACCTTGCCGTTGATCAACGCCGTCGACCTGGGCGTCTACGTCTTCAAGAAGATGCAGGTCGAGACGGCCGCGCAGGCGGGAACCCATGCGGTCTGGCGCTCGTGCGATACGAGCGCGAAACTGCCAGCGGTGAGCAACTGCACGGGGCTGGCCGCGACCATCCAGGCGGCGGTGCAGTCGACCAGCCTGGGCGCGACGGTCACCGTGGCGAGCGGCAGTCCGGTCGAGGGCTATTACTGCCTCAACAGCTCCGGTGCGCTGACCCTGGTCGGGACCGCCGGCACGCTGGGGTCGGCGCCGACCCGGCCCAGCCCGTTCACCTGCGCCGGCCAGTTCAGCGGGTCGACTACGGCGCCGGGCGACTATGTGCAGGTGACGGTGAGCTATCCCTATGAGCCGATCTTCAGCCAGGCCTCGGTGGCCAGCCTGCTGACCACGCCGATCACCAAGACCGCCTGGATGAGGCTGAACTGA